A window of Lawsonia intracellularis PHE/MN1-00 genomic DNA:
TTTGACAAAATCCTCCAACAAGTAAAGCAGATGGATCCCTTCCAGCACCATGTTTACCTAATGAAGGATCACAAACTCCAAAAAAAGTCCAACTATCCGAAGGGGTCGACCAATAGTAAATACACTGTGCAAATGGTGCATCATCACCACATAAAGGATCATTTTGGTATTCAGAATCAAATGCAGCATGATCTTCTGCTCTACGCTTCATGAGTAAATACAATGGACGCATACTTGGCCAACTTACTTTGGAACCCTGAAGCATTTCTTCTTGATGTACCTCCCAAAAACGCCAGGCTTCTTTTTCTCCTTGTTCAGAAAGAATAACTTCCCACTGATCCCATAAATCCATACGGTCAGGCCATTGAAGAATGGCTTTAAATACTTTTTTTTGCCATAAAGATTTCGTCAATGTGCGTGCAAGGACTGAATCATAATGAAGGATGGTACCTATATAAAGGACATCCATAGAATCATCTGCTGAGCCAAGATTTAAAACTGTTTTTTGAAGCCAAGCTTGCAATTTATCTCTCTGCTCAGGCTTTCTTACTTGCTCATCATTCTCAAGATCATCAAGAATAAAAATCAGGTCGATGTGCTCCATGCCTAAGTCCTCTCATACGCTTTCCTGCACTTAGGGCCTGAACTTTGACATTAGAACATGTAATAATTGTTCCTTCATTCCAAACACTGCCCTCTCCTGTACTTTCAGGAAAATCTTGTTGTAATCGAGGATTAGAAGTAAGTTCAACTTTTATAGCTTCTAGTAAAGAAACACTTTGTTCAATAGTATCTGCTATAAGTAAGATATAGTGTTTTTTATAGGTTATTATAGCCCATATAACAAAAAATAAAGATACCATTGTAGACTTTGCCTCACCACGAGGTGCTGCAATAGCTAACCATTGTCCTTTAGGGTTATTAAGAATACCTGGTAAGGTCTCATCAAGCCAACGATGAAGGACTGAATCATGATCCATGAATAGTTGTCTATGATGATTTGTAGTAGAACCACTATTAATTGAAATAGGGCATATATTATCCAATCTATGTGGAATATTATCTACTGAAACAACAGATAATTGTTTATCTATTACCTGTACATTCTGTTTAATAATACCTAATGACTCTAAGCTACTATCTGAAGAAATGGTATTTTGGAATATCTTGTTTTGCTCTACTGATGATATGGGTTGTCTATTTTGAGTAGGTTGTATTCTGTGTACATAATGAGGAAAGTAGGTTTTTCTAAAAAAAGAAAAATCATACTGAACACGTTCTATCCTTTTTTTTGTGGCATTAGTCGTTATTTCAAACTCATGACAGGTTGTTTCAATCTGTCGTGCAAGGGTATTTGCAAGTGAGCCTATAGCATTAGAAAATGCTTTTTCTGAAAGTTTCACTGACCATACTCTGTAATAAGAATATTCCCAAATGGTTCTAAGATTTCTAAAAGATATAAAGCATGTTGAGGATAACGATGCTGTGTGAATTGTACAAGTTTTCTCATGACATCAAGGGCAGTAGCAAGTCTATCTGTTTTTGGTAATGCATGACGGCTTGCTTCAACAGTTTTTGATAAACTAGAGCTCAATTTTGCTAACATGTGTACTTTAGTAGATGTAGAAATATCCATATCTTCTTGGATCTCTTCCAAGATTTTTTTATGCTGTAAAACATACTCAATAAACATTTGACGTGTAATATTTTCCATACCGCTTCCTACAAGAAAAAAATGTTCTCGTAGGATATCCCAATCATCAGAAAGTTTTTTTGCCTCTCCCTTCCAACGTGCTGCTGTGGACAGAGCTACATTAAATGAAGACGCAACTTCTGCAAGAGTTTTTCGGGATGTAATATACTCATTGCGTATGGCTTCCTTTGTTTCAGGAGCATATGCAGACATATATATCCTTTTCCTTCTTAAGATTGATTATTATTAAGTGATGCTTTTTCAAGAATTTTATATAAAAGAGGTGGTACAGGAGCATGAGATACCTGTCCCCATTTTTTATGTATTATGGATTCACAAATTTCTTCTATTCGTTCTTTAAATTCTTCCTTAGGAATATACTCCTTAGGAAGACGTTCTCGTATATCAATAAGACCTGTAAGAATTAAAGTAATACGGTTTTCAAGTCGTATAGCCCAGTAGGATAATAAAGCACAGATAACTCCAAGCAGTCCAATAATATTATTATCAATAGTAAAAAGTGTCACTGTTGTGCCTCCAGAAGTTCTCCAATAGCATGTAGTTGTGTTTCAATTCTACGACAATATAGTCCATAATCCTGTATGTGTGATAATAAATCTTTTGGTGTGACTATAGACTCATTAGTTTGTGAAGAAGATGCTGGTAAAGTATTATTAGACGATTGTTTTATAAACGACTCTTTTTCTAATACATTGGACTGGTTATTCTGCTTGCTAGTATGTTGTTGTATAAGTGAAGACGAATATGCTAATTGGTTTTGCTGTATCCTGGCATTAGTGGTTCCGGCGGTTCCGGTATCTGAAGCAGAACCCCTGGTATGAGCGTTTTTACCTCTGGTGTTATTACTGGAACTGGTGAGCCCAAGGACCTGGTTGTAGGTAGACACCCACTCAGAAGGTAAACCAAGACAGTAAGAATCAGCCCTTTTAGATACCTCATTAATCTTTCCTTTAAACTCATTACGTTCTTTGGTGAGAGTTTTACGTACTTCTCCTAATTCTTTCATAAGAGAACGTATATGTTCTGTTTGCTGTTGAAGACGTATACGTGCTTGTTGTTCTGCTTCTGCAATAGCTTGATAACGAGCTTGATCATTTTTAGCATATTCAGATTCCAACTTAGCAACAATTGCTTTATATTTATTAGTTGTTATTGACTTTCCCCGTTCGTATCCAGAAATGAATAGACC
This region includes:
- the terL gene encoding phage terminase large subunit translates to MEHIDLIFILDDLENDEQVRKPEQRDKLQAWLQKTVLNLGSADDSMDVLYIGTILHYDSVLARTLTKSLWQKKVFKAILQWPDRMDLWDQWEVILSEQGEKEAWRFWEVHQEEMLQGSKVSWPSMRPLYLLMKRRAEDHAAFDSEYQNDPLCGDDAPFAQCIYYWSTPSDSWTFFGVCDPSLGKHGAGRDPSALLVGGFCQKSMTLHVIEASIRKRHPDRIIEDIIALHRQYKPVLWGVEAVQFQEFFAHVLVQRAEKSGLALPVKAITHNSDKLLRIESLQPHMVQKHILLHPSQQELIHQLRHFPKADHDDGPDALEMLWEIACSSVSIKDGFIPVSSSSYSEQTMYDSWR
- a CDS encoding DUF1804 family protein, which gives rise to MSAYAPETKEAIRNEYITSRKTLAEVASSFNVALSTAARWKGEAKKLSDDWDILREHFFLVGSGMENITRQMFIEYVLQHKKILEEIQEDMDISTSTKVHMLAKLSSSLSKTVEASRHALPKTDRLATALDVMRKLVQFTQHRYPQHALYLLEILEPFGNILITEYGQ